A DNA window from Macadamia integrifolia cultivar HAES 741 chromosome 4, SCU_Mint_v3, whole genome shotgun sequence contains the following coding sequences:
- the LOC122077389 gene encoding uncharacterized protein LOC122077389 isoform X2: protein MEGEGLEGEESVDSPIDFSFTHRERQRRGENWCCVSALLQFTILKFLLLEPFVVPVTSSGVAPAPAPSPWEKDKGGETTQTHDIVHLLRVGCSSERIERIPFPCLFVGLRECSVGISKPYHRSSSSHNLRPSICFYHS, encoded by the exons ATGGAGGGAGAAGGACTCGAGGGAGAAGAATCGGTTGACTCACCCATCGACTTCTCAttcacacacagagagagacagaggaggggagagaacTGGTGCTGTGTGAGTGCTCTCCTCCAGTTTACGATTCTGaagtttcttctcttggaacCGTTTGTTGTTCCTGTCACTTCTTCTGGTGTTGCTCCGGCTCCGGCTCCATCGCCATGGGAGAAAGACAAAGGAGGGGAGACAACTCAGACCCACGATATCGTTCATCTTCTTCGGGTTGGATGTTCATCTGAG AGAATCGAAAGAATCCCATTCCCATGTTTGTTCGTGGGTCTGCGTGAGTGCTCTGTTGGGATCAGCAAACCTTACCATCGGTCATCTTCTTCCCATAACTTGAG gCCAAGTATATGCTTCTATCATTCCTGA
- the LOC122077387 gene encoding uncharacterized protein LOC122077387 has product MLFVLPGHICCIFLELPYLLTHPEIWALMRASRKNTANIGGSMTLFTVWAYERLGVGRPDVVRLCRPFPRAVRWKCRRRTDNIHNCYRPYRQELDQLKECESERSARKATVLQMATIYTVFGGTLLNIGITVSSLDSQVIANGSFIGAGKFIMFISHSLDKNSVSD; this is encoded by the exons ATGTTATTCGTGCTACCCGGGCATATTTGTTGCATCTTCTTGGAACTACCATATTTGCTAACACATCCGGAAATATG GGCATTGATGCGTGCCTCAAGGAAGAACACTGCTAATATTGGAGGTTCAATGACCCTATTTACA GTATGGGCTTATGAGCGCCTAGGGGTTGGTAGACCAGATGTTGTTCGCCTATGTAGGCCTTTCCCCCGAGCTGTTAGATGGAAATGCCGGCGCAGAACTGACAACATTCATAATTGCTATAGACCGTATCGGCAAGAGCTTGATCAACTTAAGGAATGCGAG TCAGAAAGATCTGCACGGAAAGCAACTGTACTTCAAATGGCCACCATTTATACTGTTTTTGGTGGAACCCTGCTAAATATTGGGATCACAGTTAGCAGCCTAGATAGCCAAGTAATAGCAAACGGATCTTTCATTGGAGCTGGTAAGTTTATCATGTTTATTTCGCATTCTCTAGATAAGAATTCAGTATCAGATTAG
- the LOC122076185 gene encoding putative disease resistance protein At1g58400 produces the protein MAEALVKFFLQRLSSLKLQENEASPGLQDKIQKLKNRLEEIISFPGDIGSTSKQEDGLVCNWLGNLIETLHDAENCINEYVAKARNQDGSDQVLSIVQFCGKLEKINAHLAEILRQRSQLIMPPTWEAKKEIGQSSSSGDGVDVVGEESLAPFALNYRNLPSYLRSCLIHCSLFPEKTSRGRLVRLLVAEGNLQEKPGEVMEDIAEENINELVGQGMLRVKIGFKDKLKVVDPYHKICLLKLQRGYSISQSLFCDSNFPQSSSIVVIHHHGETIMTSSSDHPIGSLYVFSCNEGIPDNHWAFHNFKILRVLEIEDVKIKSLPEEIGDLIHLRYLGLKHSALYEIPKSIGNLQNLQTLDIRWPRSLRGLPSGVLNLQHLRHLMLPVNEIKVPSGISILTNLQSLTGLFIRHGFIKELGSLTLLRKLELMDVSEEHASQLSASIMKMTGLLSLSLHTRGYGKDELLPTLEPFSPLTSIRKLCLEGRLMGLSNWVCSMENLTKLRLGFSFLSEEEISLLQFLPNLKHLTLWRACEAKVINKEFSRVGGFPKLEIFIIASPYLLEWTEIEKGALPSLAFLCFHSCSRLRNLPEGLQYVSTLKVLEILPLHPDLERRLKLDGGKENYKIKHIPQIQFFSSFLRTWVAM, from the coding sequence ATGGCAGAAGCCTTGGTGAAATTCTTTCTGCAAAGATTGAGTTCTCTGAAATTGCAAGAGAATGAAGCTTCTCCAGGTCTGCAAGATAAAATCCAAAAGCTCAAGAACAGACTTGAGGAGATTATAAGCTTTCCTGGAGATATAGGTAGTACTAGCAAACAAGAAGATGGATTGGTTTGCAATTGGCTGGGAAATTTGATAGAAACATTACATGATGCGGAAAATTGTATCAATGAGTATGTCGCTAAGGCTAGAAATCAAGATGGGTCTGATCAGGTACTGTCAATTGTGCAGTTTTGTGGTAAATTAGAGAAGATCAATGCACATCTTGCCGAAATTTTACGCCAAAGATCTCAACTCATTATGCCTCCAACATGGgaagcaaaaaaagaaattggGCAAAGTTCTTCTTCTGGTGATGGTGTTGATGTAGTAGGTGAGGAATCTCTTGCCCCTTTTGCTTTGAATTATAGAAACTTGCCTTCTTACCTTAGATCCTGCTTAATCCATTGTTCTCTCTTCCCTGAGAAAACAAGTAGAGGAAGATTGGTTCGGCTCTTGGTGGCTGAAGGTAATTTACAAGAAAAACCAGGGGAAGTCATGGAGGATATTGCTGAAGAAAATATAAACGAATTGGTTGGCCAAGGTATGCTTCGCGTTAAAATTGGATTCAAAGATAAACTCAAAGTTGTCGACCCTTATCATAAAATTTGTCTACTTAAGCTACAACGAGGATATTCTATCAGTCAGAGTCTGTTTTGTGATTCTAATTTTCCTCAGAGTTCCTCCATTGTTGTCATCCACCACCATGGTGAGACTATCATGACAAGCTCCAGTGATCACCCAATTGGATCATTATATGTCTTTTCGTGTAATGAGGGCATTCCTGACAACCACTGGGCCTTCCATAACTTCAAAATTTTGAGGGTTTTGGAGATTGAGGATGTTAAAATTAAGAGCTTACCAGAAGAAATAGGAGATTTGATACATTTGAGGTATCTAGGCTTGAAACATTCAGCACTGTATGAGATTCCAAAGAGTATAGGCAATCTTCAAAATCTACAAACTTTGGATATTAGATGGCCTAGAAGTCTGAGGGGATTGCCAAGTGGAGTTCTGAATCTTCAACATTTGAGGCATCTTATGTTGCCAGTGAATGAAATAAAAGTCCCCTCGGGTATAAGCATATTAACAAACCTCCAGAGCTTAACTGGTTTATTTATAAGACATGGCTTCATCAAAGAATTAGGGAGTTTGACTCTACTCAGGAAACTGGAATTGATGGATGTTTCTGAGGAACATGCCAGTCAGCTCTCTGCTTCTATTATGAAGATGACAGGACTCCTGTCTTTATCTCTACATACAAGAGGTTATGGAAAGGATGAACTGTTGCCCACATTGGAGCCATTTTCACCATTGACATCTATCAGAAAACTTTGCCTAGAAGGGCGTCTTATGGGTCTATCTAATTGGGTCTGCTCCATGGAGAACCTCACTAAGCTAAGATTAGGTTTTTCCTTTCTATCTGAGGAAGAAATTTCTCTACTtcaatttcttcccaacttGAAACATCTAACACTGTGGAGAGCTTGTGAGGCCAAAGTAATAAACAAAGAATTTTCCCGCGTGGGTGGGTTTCCTAAGCTAGAGATATTTATTATTGCTTCTCCGTATCTTCTGGAATGGACTGAGATTGAAAAAGGGGCATTGCCAAGCTTAGCATTTCTCTGCTTTCACAGTTGTTCACGGTTGAGGAATCTTCCAGAAGGACTGCAGTATGTCAGCACACTAAAAGTACTGGAGATACTTCCCTTGCACCCAGATCTTGAACGGAGATTGAAACTTGATGGAGGCAAAGAGAATTACAAGATCAAACACATCCCACAAATacagtttttctcttcatttctaCGCACATGGGTTGCAATGTGA
- the LOC122077389 gene encoding uncharacterized protein LOC122077389 isoform X3: MEGEGLEGEESVDSPIDFSFTHRERQRRGENWCCVSALLQFTILKFLLLEPFVVPVTSSGVAPAPAPSPWEKDKGGETTQTHDIVHLLRVGCSSERIERIPFPCLFVGLRECSVGISKPYHRSSSSHNLRLRVF, encoded by the exons ATGGAGGGAGAAGGACTCGAGGGAGAAGAATCGGTTGACTCACCCATCGACTTCTCAttcacacacagagagagacagaggaggggagagaacTGGTGCTGTGTGAGTGCTCTCCTCCAGTTTACGATTCTGaagtttcttctcttggaacCGTTTGTTGTTCCTGTCACTTCTTCTGGTGTTGCTCCGGCTCCGGCTCCATCGCCATGGGAGAAAGACAAAGGAGGGGAGACAACTCAGACCCACGATATCGTTCATCTTCTTCGGGTTGGATGTTCATCTGAG AGAATCGAAAGAATCCCATTCCCATGTTTGTTCGTGGGTCTGCGTGAGTGCTCTGTTGGGATCAGCAAACCTTACCATCGGTCATCTTCTTCCCATAACTTGAG ATTAAGGGTCTTCTGA
- the LOC122077389 gene encoding probable methionine--tRNA ligase isoform X1 has product MEKVELKQGLRPAMTISSEGNAYLQDSQFWNLFKNDPSSCNIVMRTSAGLVYLLAALLEPFIPSFSVEVLRQLNLPRPHLSLCDEILDIDRARRPWEILPSGHDIGTPKPLFKELKDEEVEFYREIFAGSQADWIEKADAAKKVAEQLKKTKM; this is encoded by the exons ATGGAGAAG GTTGAACTAAAGCAAGGATTGAGGCCTGCAATGACGATTTCTAGTGAAGGGAACGCATATTTGCAA GACAGCCAATTCTGGAATCTCTTTAAAAATGATCCATCTTCTTGCAACATCGTTATGAGAACTTCAGCTGGACTAGTATATCTGCTTGCAGCTTTGTTAGAACCTTTCATTCCATCTTTCTCTGTTGAG GTATTAAGGCAGTTAAATTTGCCAAGACCACATCTATCATTGTGTGATGAAATTTTAGATATTGATAGGGCGCGGAGACCTTGGGAGATTCTACCTTCTGGTCATGACATAGGCACGCCCAAACCTTTATTTAAGGAACTG AAAGATGAAGAGGTAGAGTTCTACAGGGAAATATTTGCTGGAAGTCAAGCTGATTGGATAGAGAAGGCAGATGCTGCAAAGAAGGTTGCTGAGCAgctgaagaaaacaaaaatgtgA